The following proteins come from a genomic window of Bradyrhizobium paxllaeri:
- a CDS encoding Bug family tripartite tricarboxylate transporter substrate binding protein, producing MRLLSRLLAGLTLLLSPVSLPVLLLPTSASAQDFPAKPIKLIVPFPAGGPNDIIARVIGQRMSEIAKQPVLIDNRGGQGGVLGTDAVAKAPPDGYTIAISSAGALAISPSMEKVAYDTLKDFAPVTLVATVPEMLVVATNVPAKDMKELIALAKAQPGKLNFASSGPGSLPHLAGELFKLTANIDIVHVPYRGAAPAVNDLLGQQVQMTFLDLPVLLPQIKAGALRPIAVGAPERAPTAPEVPTTAEAGMPGMIIENWYGMVAPAATPPAIIAHLHKITTEAMRDPTVKEKLAAQGATLVGDSPEHFRGFIDSETRKWTKVIKDAGVVTTK from the coding sequence ATGAGACTGCTGAGTAGGCTGCTTGCTGGACTGACGCTGCTATTATCGCCCGTATCGTTGCCAGTCTTATTGTTACCAACCTCGGCCTCGGCGCAGGATTTCCCCGCAAAACCGATCAAGCTGATCGTCCCGTTCCCCGCCGGCGGCCCCAACGACATCATCGCGCGCGTCATCGGCCAGCGCATGTCCGAAATTGCCAAGCAGCCTGTGCTGATCGACAACCGCGGCGGTCAGGGCGGCGTGCTCGGCACCGACGCGGTCGCAAAAGCCCCGCCCGACGGCTACACCATCGCGATCTCCAGCGCGGGCGCACTCGCCATCAGCCCGAGCATGGAAAAGGTCGCCTACGACACGCTGAAGGATTTCGCGCCGGTGACGCTGGTCGCCACCGTGCCCGAGATGCTGGTGGTCGCAACCAACGTCCCCGCCAAGGACATGAAAGAACTGATCGCGCTTGCCAAGGCGCAACCGGGGAAACTGAATTTCGCCTCGTCCGGTCCCGGCAGCCTGCCGCATCTGGCGGGCGAATTGTTCAAGCTGACGGCCAATATCGACATCGTGCACGTGCCCTATCGCGGCGCCGCGCCGGCGGTGAACGACCTGCTGGGACAGCAGGTGCAGATGACGTTCCTCGACCTGCCGGTGCTGCTGCCACAGATCAAGGCGGGTGCGCTGCGGCCGATCGCCGTTGGCGCGCCCGAGCGGGCGCCGACGGCGCCGGAAGTACCGACCACCGCCGAGGCCGGCATGCCCGGCATGATCATCGAGAACTGGTATGGCATGGTGGCGCCCGCCGCCACGCCACCGGCGATCATCGCTCACCTGCACAAGATCACGACCGAAGCGATGCGCGACCCGACCGTGAAGGAAAAGCTTGCAGCCCAGGGCGCAACGCTGGTTGGCGACTCGCCGGAACATTTCCGCGGCTTTATCGACAGCGAAACCAGGAAGTGGACGAAGGTGATCAAGGACGCGGGAGTCGTGACGACGAAGTGA
- a CDS encoding Bug family tripartite tricarboxylate transporter substrate binding protein: MKALRVLLIGLSVLLPALAAAQDFPAKPIKLIVPFPAGGPNDIIARVVGQRMSEIAKQPVVIDNRGGQAGVLGTDAIAKAAPDGYTIGIVSASALVINPTMEKVPYDVARDFAPVTLVTTVPEMLVVASNVPAGDMKELIALARAQPGKLNFASAGVGGMPHLAGELLKLTASIDIVHVPYRGAAPAINDLLGQQVQMAFLDLPVLLPHIKAGSLRPIALGAPKRAPTSPDVPTTAEVGMPDLLIENWYGMLAPAGTSEAIVNTLNRLANEAMNDPQVRQKLADQGLTVAGDTPGHFRNYIGSETQKWARVIKAAGLASAR; this comes from the coding sequence ATGAAGGCTCTTCGCGTGCTTCTCATCGGATTGTCCGTGCTGCTGCCGGCGCTGGCGGCAGCGCAGGATTTCCCCGCAAAACCGATCAAGCTGATCGTGCCATTCCCGGCCGGCGGGCCCAACGACATCATCGCGCGCGTGGTCGGCCAGCGCATGTCGGAAATCGCCAAGCAGCCGGTTGTGATCGACAATCGTGGCGGTCAGGCCGGCGTGCTCGGCACCGACGCGATCGCCAAGGCGGCCCCCGACGGCTACACGATCGGAATCGTGAGCGCGAGCGCACTGGTCATCAACCCGACGATGGAAAAGGTGCCCTACGACGTGGCGAGGGATTTCGCACCCGTCACGCTGGTGACGACGGTGCCGGAAATGCTTGTCGTCGCCAGCAACGTGCCCGCCGGCGACATGAAGGAACTGATCGCGCTCGCCAGGGCACAGCCCGGCAAACTTAATTTCGCATCCGCCGGCGTCGGCGGCATGCCGCATCTTGCCGGTGAACTGCTCAAGCTGACCGCCAGTATCGACATCGTGCACGTGCCCTACCGCGGCGCCGCACCCGCCATCAACGACCTGCTCGGCCAGCAGGTGCAGATGGCGTTCCTCGATCTGCCGGTGCTGTTGCCGCACATCAAGGCGGGCAGCCTGCGCCCGATAGCGCTCGGCGCGCCGAAACGCGCGCCCACCTCGCCCGACGTGCCGACCACCGCGGAGGTCGGCATGCCCGATCTCCTGATCGAAAACTGGTACGGCATGCTCGCGCCGGCCGGAACGTCTGAGGCGATCGTCAACACCCTGAACCGTCTCGCCAACGAGGCGATGAACGATCCGCAGGTGAGGCAAAAGCTTGCCGATCAGGGTTTGACGGTCGCCGGCGACACGCCGGGGCATTTCCGCAACTACATCGGAAGCGAGACCCAAAAATGGGCGCGCGTCATCAAGGCCGCCGGCCTTGCTTCGGCCAGGTGA
- a CDS encoding LysR family transcriptional regulator: MRFDLVDLQLFVAVAETRSITNGAAKVHLALASASERIKGLEEALGVALLTRGRRGVELTPAGESLLDHARIVLHNVEAMRGDLLAFARGAKATVRFLANTSGLSEYLPKALAAFLAAHPHISIDVEERESAEIARAIVTGSVDLGLAAEHALPDNIERTPFSEDRLVLVAGRDDELANRRQVDFSEVVQRDFVGLISSIALHTHISGHAARLGARLRFRARLNSFDAIGQMVAAGIGIGVMPEVAAKRCARSMKINVIRIRDSWANRKLVICARSFRSLPRPAQQLADHLRKSAPR; this comes from the coding sequence ATGCGTTTCGATCTGGTCGATCTTCAGCTCTTCGTTGCAGTGGCGGAGACGCGCAGCATCACCAACGGCGCGGCAAAGGTTCACCTTGCACTGGCCTCGGCGAGCGAGCGGATCAAGGGACTGGAAGAAGCGCTTGGCGTTGCGCTGCTGACGCGCGGTCGTCGCGGCGTCGAGCTGACGCCGGCCGGCGAAAGCCTGCTCGATCACGCGAGAATAGTGCTCCACAATGTCGAGGCAATGCGCGGCGATCTCTTAGCCTTTGCCCGTGGCGCAAAGGCCACCGTCCGCTTCCTCGCCAATACATCGGGACTTTCGGAATATCTGCCGAAGGCACTGGCTGCCTTTCTGGCTGCGCATCCTCACATTTCGATCGACGTGGAGGAGCGCGAAAGCGCGGAAATCGCCCGCGCCATCGTCACCGGTTCCGTCGATCTGGGGCTCGCCGCCGAGCACGCGCTGCCTGATAATATCGAGCGGACGCCGTTCAGCGAAGATCGGCTGGTGCTGGTTGCCGGGCGGGACGACGAGCTGGCGAACCGGCGGCAGGTCGATTTCAGCGAAGTGGTGCAGCGCGATTTCGTCGGTCTGATCAGCTCGATCGCGCTGCACACTCATATCAGCGGACACGCGGCGCGTCTCGGCGCGCGTCTGCGCTTTCGCGCGCGGTTGAACAGTTTCGATGCGATCGGCCAGATGGTCGCCGCCGGCATTGGAATCGGCGTGATGCCTGAAGTTGCGGCGAAACGATGTGCGCGATCGATGAAGATCAATGTCATCAGGATCAGGGATTCCTGGGCCAACCGGAAGCTCGTGATCTGCGCGCGGAGTTTTCGGTCGCTGCCCAGGCCCGCGCAGCAACTGGCGGACCACCTCCGCAAATCTGCGCCACGTTGA
- a CDS encoding sulfite exporter TauE/SafE family protein produces MFDSLLLLVTATFLLAGFVKGALGLGLPTVSMGLLAVSMPPAQAIAIVIVPAIVTNIWQTFGGPYLRDIFRRLWPLLAGTAAGIWLNATSLTGPYARYTTIALGLLLAINAIIGLCKFDFTVARQNEKWVGGIVGVITGMISAATGVQVIPSVPFLQAIGMEKEELIQALGVFFTVATLALGLNLTGAGLLTGATALPGAVAMAASFAGMFIGQAVRTRLQPEIFRRWFQIGMIVLGLYLATNALAKLMS; encoded by the coding sequence ATGTTCGATTCCCTGCTTCTCCTCGTCACCGCCACCTTCCTGCTCGCGGGCTTCGTGAAAGGCGCACTCGGGCTCGGCCTGCCGACGGTGTCGATGGGACTGCTCGCGGTGTCGATGCCGCCGGCCCAGGCGATCGCCATCGTCATCGTCCCGGCGATCGTCACCAACATCTGGCAAACCTTCGGTGGCCCTTACTTGCGCGACATTTTCCGACGGCTATGGCCGTTGCTGGCCGGAACAGCCGCCGGCATCTGGCTGAACGCGACGTCGCTGACCGGCCCCTATGCGCGCTACACCACCATCGCGCTCGGCCTGTTGCTGGCGATCAATGCCATCATCGGCCTGTGCAAATTCGATTTCACCGTCGCCCGCCAAAACGAAAAATGGGTCGGCGGCATCGTCGGAGTGATCACCGGCATGATTTCTGCGGCGACCGGCGTTCAGGTCATTCCATCCGTGCCGTTCCTGCAGGCGATCGGCATGGAGAAGGAAGAGCTGATCCAGGCATTGGGCGTGTTCTTCACCGTCGCGACCCTGGCGCTTGGTCTCAACCTCACCGGCGCCGGCCTGCTGACGGGTGCAACCGCACTGCCCGGCGCGGTCGCCATGGCGGCGTCCTTTGCCGGCATGTTTATCGGACAGGCGGTGCGGACGCGGCTCCAGCCGGAGATCTTCCGGCGCTGGTTCCAGATCGGCATGATTGTGCTCGGCCTCTACCTCGCCACCAATGCGCTGGCGAAGTTGATGTCGTAG
- a CDS encoding LysE family translocator encodes MVSALGIHELWLFILSGLLLNITPGPDTAYIIGRSIQFGWRGGAAAVTGICTGCLVHVFGASIGLSALLMASSAAFTVLKWAGAAYLLFTGVQMLLSRSRPLAEAAATGNGSAGNETSLARVFWQGALTNVLNPKVALFFLAFLPQFVAAESSHKTVAFLVLGLIFITTGMLWCFGIAAFAARAAGRIRQSTTAIAWVNRALGGLFVYLGIRVAMLEAR; translated from the coding sequence ATGGTAAGTGCGCTCGGCATTCACGAACTCTGGCTGTTCATCCTCTCCGGGTTGTTGCTCAACATCACCCCGGGGCCGGACACGGCCTACATCATTGGCCGCAGCATCCAGTTCGGATGGCGAGGCGGAGCGGCGGCGGTGACCGGGATCTGCACCGGCTGCCTCGTTCACGTGTTCGGTGCCTCGATCGGCTTGTCGGCACTGTTAATGGCGTCATCCGCAGCCTTTACTGTCCTGAAATGGGCGGGCGCCGCCTACTTGCTGTTTACGGGCGTGCAGATGCTGCTGTCGCGCTCGCGTCCGCTGGCGGAAGCAGCAGCCACAGGCAATGGCTCGGCAGGCAACGAGACGTCGCTTGCCCGCGTGTTCTGGCAGGGCGCCCTGACCAATGTGCTCAATCCGAAGGTGGCGCTGTTCTTTCTGGCGTTCCTGCCGCAATTCGTGGCGGCGGAGTCTTCCCACAAGACGGTGGCCTTCCTGGTGCTCGGCCTGATCTTCATCACCACCGGCATGTTGTGGTGCTTCGGCATCGCCGCCTTCGCAGCCAGGGCCGCCGGCCGTATCCGGCAATCGACCACCGCGATAGCCTGGGTCAACCGCGCGCTCGGCGGGCTGTTCGTCTATCTTGGTATCCGCGTGGCGATGCTGGAGGCGCGTTGA
- a CDS encoding adenylate/guanylate cyclase domain-containing protein translates to MERRLAAIVCADVAGYSRMMGADEAGTHATFKAHRSAIYPIILNHGGRLVKNTGDGFLLEFPSIVGAIEAAVAMQMVMAERNEHLPADRSMQFRMGIHMGDVMADEDEVFGDDVNIAVRLESVAAPGGVAVSGKACHEAGKRLSVTFVDAGPYRFKNIEEPIHVWSWQPGGTDAAGPARKAASETSVTNLPAQYRTAIVGVLPFANLSESADEYFSDGLTEDLIHALSLQSFYRVLARNSTFPFKGKNVSTRLIAREIDATYLIQGSVRRAASKIRVTAELIAPETGEQLWTGRFDRDMGDLFAMQDELTTSLSAAIAAEIYRAEASAPPRSSSNDITAWDRFLKGLSYYYLQTKDDVETSIGLFKEAITLDPTLSIARAYLATVQAQGIQLGWIKGTREVWDSVMTLAESSVRLDPRSSFAFQILAYVHAAEGHYEAAMDAAKRAVSLNPYDMGARGVLGVCHLVSGEHRHAIELFTMAAQSGSNDPRYQWAAVNAFSHYLLGQYDASLSWAREQLYVNPNHLQALAVRAAALAQSGRTAEAASATEVLLSNYPSLTVDRHLRNFHWKSAADVAHYRDGLMKAGVPFSKLTLVESSPKLAADS, encoded by the coding sequence ATGGAGAGACGCCTGGCAGCCATCGTCTGCGCTGACGTCGCCGGCTATTCCCGAATGATGGGGGCCGACGAAGCGGGGACGCACGCCACGTTCAAGGCCCATCGAAGCGCGATCTACCCGATCATCCTCAATCACGGCGGCCGCCTGGTGAAGAACACCGGCGACGGCTTCCTCCTGGAGTTTCCTTCCATCGTTGGCGCCATCGAAGCTGCGGTCGCCATGCAGATGGTGATGGCCGAACGAAACGAACACCTGCCCGCCGATCGCTCCATGCAGTTCCGCATGGGCATTCACATGGGCGACGTGATGGCCGACGAGGACGAGGTGTTCGGTGATGACGTCAACATTGCCGTCCGCCTCGAATCGGTCGCCGCCCCCGGCGGCGTGGCGGTTTCGGGCAAGGCCTGCCATGAGGCGGGCAAGCGCCTCAGCGTCACCTTCGTCGATGCCGGTCCCTACCGGTTCAAGAACATCGAGGAACCGATCCACGTCTGGAGCTGGCAGCCCGGTGGCACTGACGCCGCCGGCCCCGCGCGCAAGGCCGCGTCTGAGACGTCGGTCACAAACCTGCCTGCCCAATATCGCACCGCGATCGTGGGCGTGCTCCCATTCGCGAATTTGAGCGAAAGCGCGGACGAGTATTTTTCCGACGGGCTGACCGAGGACCTGATCCACGCGCTCTCGCTGCAATCGTTCTATCGGGTGCTGGCCCGGAACTCGACCTTCCCGTTCAAGGGCAAGAACGTGAGCACGCGCCTGATCGCGCGCGAGATCGATGCCACCTACCTGATCCAGGGCTCGGTGCGCCGCGCGGCGAGCAAGATCCGCGTCACCGCCGAGTTGATCGCGCCCGAAACCGGCGAGCAATTATGGACCGGCCGGTTCGACCGCGACATGGGCGACCTGTTCGCGATGCAGGACGAACTCACCACCAGCCTGTCGGCGGCGATCGCAGCCGAAATCTACCGGGCGGAAGCCTCCGCCCCGCCGCGTTCCTCGTCGAACGACATCACCGCATGGGATCGTTTCCTCAAGGGGCTGTCCTACTATTATTTGCAGACCAAGGACGACGTCGAAACCTCGATCGGGCTGTTCAAGGAAGCCATCACGCTCGATCCGACGCTGTCGATCGCGCGCGCCTATCTCGCCACCGTCCAGGCCCAGGGCATCCAGCTCGGCTGGATCAAGGGCACGCGCGAAGTCTGGGATTCGGTGATGACCCTCGCGGAGAGCAGCGTCCGGCTCGATCCTCGTTCGTCCTTTGCGTTTCAGATCCTCGCCTATGTGCACGCGGCGGAAGGGCACTACGAGGCGGCGATGGATGCCGCCAAGCGTGCGGTCTCACTCAATCCATACGACATGGGCGCCCGCGGCGTGCTTGGCGTGTGTCATCTGGTGTCCGGCGAACACCGGCACGCGATCGAACTGTTTACGATGGCGGCGCAAAGCGGCAGCAACGATCCCCGCTATCAATGGGCGGCCGTGAACGCGTTCAGCCATTATTTGCTCGGCCAATATGACGCGTCGCTGTCCTGGGCGCGCGAGCAGCTTTATGTGAATCCCAACCATCTCCAGGCGCTGGCGGTACGGGCGGCAGCCCTCGCGCAATCGGGACGAACCGCGGAAGCGGCAAGTGCAACCGAGGTCTTGCTGAGCAACTATCCAAGCCTGACCGTCGACCGGCACTTGCGGAACTTTCACTGGAAGTCGGCGGCCGACGTCGCCCACTACCGCGACGGCCTTATGAAAGCCGGCGTCCCCTTCAGCAAACTGACTCTCGTCGAATCCTCTCCGAAGCTTGCCGCCGATTCCTGA
- a CDS encoding alpha/beta hydrolase encodes MTLVSIPANPVPEDVVSGTIKTPDGAELRFARWAPPAGRKGTVCVFTGRSEPIEKYFETVRDLRDRGFAVAMIDWRGQGHSSRRLRDPRKGYVRDFSDYEVDVETFVQQVVLPDCPPPFFALAHSMGGAVMLRVAHAGKRWFDRMVLSAPMIDLPGRRTSFPTRALLRTMRLMGQGGRYVPGGSDALTGTESFINNPFTSDPVRYARNAAILEEDPTLGLGSPTVAWADTAFRAMHTFRGMNYPSEIRQPILMLAASNDSIVSTAAIEEFAYHLRAGSHLVIAGSKHEILQEQDRYRSQFWAAFDAFVPGTPLFK; translated from the coding sequence ATGACGCTCGTCTCGATCCCCGCCAATCCGGTTCCGGAGGATGTCGTCTCGGGCACCATCAAGACGCCCGACGGCGCGGAATTGCGGTTCGCGCGCTGGGCGCCGCCGGCCGGGCGCAAGGGCACCGTCTGCGTCTTCACCGGGCGCAGCGAGCCGATCGAAAAATATTTCGAGACGGTGCGCGACTTGCGGGACCGCGGTTTTGCGGTGGCGATGATCGACTGGCGAGGACAGGGGCATTCCTCGCGCCGCCTGCGCGACCCTCGCAAGGGCTATGTCCGCGATTTCTCCGATTATGAGGTCGATGTCGAAACCTTCGTGCAGCAGGTGGTGCTGCCGGATTGCCCGCCGCCGTTCTTCGCGCTGGCGCATTCGATGGGCGGCGCGGTCATGCTGCGGGTCGCGCATGCGGGAAAGCGCTGGTTCGACCGCATGGTGCTGTCGGCGCCGATGATCGACCTGCCGGGACGCAGGACCTCGTTCCCGACGCGGGCGCTGCTTCGGACCATGCGGTTGATGGGGCAGGGCGGCCGCTACGTGCCCGGCGGCAGCGATGCGCTGACCGGAACGGAATCCTTCATCAACAACCCCTTCACCAGCGATCCCGTGCGCTACGCCCGCAACGCTGCGATCCTGGAAGAAGACCCGACGCTGGGCCTCGGTTCGCCGACGGTGGCCTGGGCCGATACCGCGTTCAGGGCGATGCATACTTTTCGCGGGATGAACTACCCGTCCGAAATCCGCCAGCCGATCCTGATGCTGGCCGCCAGCAACGACAGCATCGTTTCAACGGCCGCGATCGAGGAATTCGCCTATCACCTGCGCGCCGGCTCGCATCTGGTGATCGCAGGCTCCAAGCACGAGATCCTGCAGGAGCAGGATCGCTATCGCTCGCAGTTCTGGGCGGCGTTCGACGCCTTCGTGCCGGGCACGCCGCTGTTCAAGTAG
- a CDS encoding Hsp20 family protein codes for MRTYDLTPFYRSTVGFDRFFNLLDQVTSDGSPGYPPYNIERTGENAYRISVAVSGFAQGELSIVAKENTLTIKGEKSANENGNDKSEVLYRGIAARAFERIFQLADFVQVKNASLENGLLHVDLVREIPEAKKPRSIPINSGAQAPQVVDASVAA; via the coding sequence ATGCGTACCTACGACCTCACCCCGTTTTATCGTTCCACCGTCGGCTTCGACCGCTTCTTCAACCTGCTGGATCAGGTGACCTCGGACGGCAGCCCCGGTTATCCGCCCTACAACATCGAGCGCACCGGCGAGAACGCCTATCGCATCAGCGTTGCGGTCTCCGGCTTCGCGCAAGGCGAGCTTTCGATCGTCGCGAAGGAAAACACGCTGACGATCAAGGGCGAGAAGTCGGCCAATGAGAACGGCAACGACAAATCCGAAGTGCTCTATCGCGGCATCGCGGCGCGCGCCTTCGAGCGCATCTTCCAGCTTGCCGATTTCGTGCAGGTGAAGAACGCCTCGCTCGAGAACGGCCTGCTCCACGTCGATCTCGTCCGCGAGATCCCGGAGGCCAAGAAGCCGCGCAGCATTCCGATCAACTCCGGCGCACAGGCTCCGCAGGTGGTCGACGCTTCCGTCGCCGCTTAA
- a CDS encoding alpha/beta fold hydrolase yields MTKLQIVAALAASVFAGSFGALATPAQAAAPVKVKNVVLVHGAWADGSSWSEVIPRLQAAGLHVTAVQNPLTSLADSVAATRRALAQQDGPTVLVAHSWGGTVISEVGTDPKVTGLVYIAARAPDAGEDFVALSQKFPAGPARAGVQEHDGFTKLSEDAFLKYFANGVDHKTAEVLYAVQWPTAASIFAGRTTAAAWHSKPSWYAVSKQDYTINPDLERFLAKRMNATTVELDAGHLSLVSQADKVADLILAAAGQHE; encoded by the coding sequence ATGACGAAGTTACAGATCGTTGCGGCGCTCGCCGCCAGTGTGTTTGCAGGCTCGTTCGGCGCACTCGCCACGCCGGCGCAGGCCGCCGCACCGGTCAAGGTGAAAAACGTCGTGCTGGTTCACGGCGCATGGGCTGACGGATCGAGCTGGTCGGAAGTCATTCCGCGGCTGCAGGCAGCGGGACTTCATGTCACCGCGGTCCAGAATCCGCTGACCTCGCTGGCAGATTCGGTCGCTGCCACGCGCCGCGCGCTGGCGCAGCAGGACGGCCCGACCGTGCTGGTGGCGCATTCCTGGGGCGGCACCGTCATCAGCGAAGTCGGGACCGATCCGAAGGTCACGGGGCTGGTCTATATCGCGGCGCGCGCGCCCGACGCAGGCGAGGATTTCGTCGCGCTGTCGCAGAAATTTCCAGCGGGGCCGGCGCGCGCCGGCGTTCAGGAGCATGACGGCTTCACCAAACTTTCCGAGGACGCTTTCCTGAAATATTTCGCCAATGGCGTCGACCACAAGACGGCGGAAGTCCTCTACGCCGTGCAGTGGCCGACGGCGGCTTCCATTTTCGCCGGCCGCACCACCGCAGCCGCCTGGCACAGCAAGCCGAGCTGGTACGCAGTATCGAAGCAGGACTACACCATTAATCCCGACCTCGAGCGGTTTCTGGCCAAGCGCATGAACGCGACGACGGTCGAGTTGGACGCCGGCCACCTGTCATTGGTCTCGCAAGCTGACAAGGTCGCCGACCTGATCCTGGCCGCTGCCGGTCAGCATGAATAG